Proteins encoded within one genomic window of Nitrospira sp.:
- a CDS encoding DUF488 domain-containing protein codes for MLFERQRVILTLLKALDGQIGHMDFQKLLFLYTKECEETPSYEFVPYRFGSFSFTSYADKRRLIEMGLLEEYEQQWQLTKAGRQEAMRRPVSPERVAQFCRQHAGLRGNALIAEIYRRYPYYATRSEILDKVLPDTESRKRVEEASSNQSGPAILTIGYEGKCLEGYLNQLLQAGVTLLCDVRRNPLSRKYGFSKATLSNACEGVGIRYEHLPELGIASEQRRNLGTQKDYDALFAVYEREYLPGQNAALDRIRRWLVDDKQRVALTCFEELPQQCHRHCVAKVFERSGDGRLQPVHL; via the coding sequence ATGCTTTTTGAACGACAGCGCGTGATCCTCACGCTCCTGAAAGCACTGGATGGCCAAATTGGCCACATGGACTTTCAGAAACTCCTCTTTCTCTACACGAAAGAATGCGAGGAGACGCCAAGCTATGAGTTTGTGCCCTATCGATTCGGCAGCTTTTCCTTCACCTCTTACGCAGATAAACGCCGACTTATCGAGATGGGTTTGTTAGAAGAGTATGAGCAGCAATGGCAGCTGACCAAGGCGGGACGGCAGGAAGCGATGCGACGCCCGGTCTCGCCAGAGAGGGTCGCTCAATTTTGCCGGCAGCACGCTGGCTTGCGGGGCAACGCGCTGATTGCTGAGATCTATCGTCGCTATCCCTACTATGCCACGCGGAGTGAAATCCTTGACAAGGTTCTGCCGGATACGGAGTCTCGCAAACGCGTTGAGGAGGCGTCATCGAATCAGTCAGGCCCAGCGATACTGACCATTGGCTATGAAGGAAAATGCCTGGAAGGGTATCTCAACCAGTTGCTGCAGGCCGGAGTGACGCTCTTGTGTGATGTGCGGCGTAACCCATTAAGCCGGAAATACGGCTTCTCAAAAGCCACGTTGAGTAATGCCTGCGAGGGCGTGGGGATACGATATGAGCATCTGCCAGAGCTAGGTATTGCATCTGAGCAACGACGAAATCTTGGGACGCAAAAAGACTACGACGCCCTATTCGCAGTATATGAGCGGGAGTATCTGCCGGGTCAGAATGCCGCGCTGGATCGGATTCGGCGATGGCTGGTGGATGACAAACAACGAGTCGCGCTGACATGTTTTGAAGAGCTGCCACAGCAGTGTCATCGCCATTGTGTCGCAAAGGTGTTCGAACGAAGCGGTGATGGGAGGTTACAACCGGTCCACTTATAA
- a CDS encoding restriction endonuclease subunit S — MMMATEEWRACKLDELGFVGRGKSKHRPRNDQSLYGGQYPFFQTGDIKAANLHLTQYSQTYNDKGLAQSKIWKPGTLCITIAANIAETAILGIPGCFPDSVVGFVPDLDKADVAFIKYYIDTIKLQMQSVSRGTTQDNLSVDKLLTFDFRVPPLPVQRRIAGILSAYDELIENNQRRIKILEEMARSLYREWFVHFRFPGHDKVKMVPSLLGPIPQGWEVKPFGELATITMGLSPKSNTYNEHSDGTPLVNGPVEFGDRFAKQVKWTTSPTKLCKEGDLLVCVRGSTTGRNVKSDGVYCLGRGVCSISSEFQGFVDLVFANELPTLLAQTSGSTFPSWTGPQLKSHPVLSPPKDVLLRFEALVGPMGSAVLAHSRQIQNLCHTRDLLLPRLLSGQIILADGGA; from the coding sequence GTGATGATGGCCACAGAAGAATGGCGCGCGTGTAAGCTGGACGAACTCGGCTTCGTCGGTCGCGGAAAGTCAAAGCATCGTCCGCGAAATGACCAGTCGCTATACGGCGGACAGTATCCTTTCTTCCAAACCGGAGATATTAAGGCTGCCAACTTGCACCTGACTCAATACTCGCAGACATATAATGACAAGGGCCTGGCACAGAGCAAGATTTGGAAGCCAGGCACTCTTTGTATCACCATAGCCGCAAACATCGCAGAGACGGCAATCCTCGGCATCCCTGGATGCTTTCCAGACAGCGTTGTTGGCTTTGTCCCGGACCTCGATAAAGCGGATGTTGCTTTTATCAAGTACTACATTGACACCATCAAGCTTCAGATGCAGAGTGTCTCGCGCGGTACTACCCAAGATAACCTGAGTGTCGACAAATTACTGACGTTCGACTTCCGCGTTCCTCCGCTTCCGGTCCAGCGCCGAATCGCAGGCATCCTGTCTGCCTATGATGAGCTGATCGAGAACAACCAGCGACGCATCAAGATCTTGGAAGAGATGGCCCGCTCCCTCTACCGCGAGTGGTTCGTCCACTTCCGCTTCCCCGGCCACGACAAAGTCAAAATGGTTCCGTCATTACTCGGCCCTATTCCGCAAGGCTGGGAAGTGAAACCGTTTGGCGAATTAGCAACCATCACAATGGGATTATCGCCGAAAAGCAACACCTACAATGAGCATAGTGATGGCACGCCGTTGGTAAATGGGCCCGTTGAGTTTGGTGACCGATTCGCGAAACAGGTTAAGTGGACAACGTCACCGACCAAGCTCTGTAAAGAGGGCGACCTCCTCGTCTGCGTGCGCGGCTCGACCACTGGCAGAAACGTGAAGAGTGACGGTGTCTATTGTCTCGGTCGTGGTGTTTGCAGCATCAGCAGCGAGTTCCAGGGCTTCGTCGATTTGGTCTTCGCAAATGAATTGCCAACACTGCTCGCACAAACAAGCGGATCAACCTTTCCTAGTTGGACTGGACCGCAATTGAAATCACATCCCGTGCTCTCGCCGCCCAAAGATGTGCTCTTGCGGTTTGAAGCATTAGTAGGGCCGATGGGTAGCGCTGTGCTCGCACATTCACGCCAAATCCAGAACCTATGCCACACCCGCGACCTGCTGCTCCCGCGGCTGCTGTCGGGACAGATCATTCTTGCTGATGGGGGAGCATGA
- a CDS encoding SAM-dependent DNA methyltransferase translates to MQWIAPSEKDTATDALEKRLWDAADQLRANSGLTSAQYSTPVLGLIFLRFADVRFAKIRAGLEKMASSSRRGSRVDEPTAYHAEGVLYLTPNARFDKLLRLPEGSNAGKAINEAMRDIEKHNPQLAGVLPKTYEIFTSTLLKELLKRVSEIPATIDYDAFGRIYEYFLGEFARTEGQKGGEFYTPSSIVRLLVEVLEPFHGRILDPTCGSGGMFVQSARFVAEHKKNPSSELAIHGQEKVAATVSLCRMNLAMHGLEGDIKEAITYYADLHNSTGKFDFVLANPPFNVNAVDKERLEAEVGKGRRYPFGLPRTDNANYLWIQLFYSTLNQTGRAGFVMANSASDARSSEQEIRKQLIEARAVDVMVAVGPNLFYTVTLPCTLWFLDKGKQKTARADKVLFLDARHLYRQVDRAHRDWTEGQIGFLANVVRLYRGEEPDFTLVGPEAEAKLKEVFGKKLKFADVPGLCKAATIKEIEAQGWSLNPGRYVGVAPGEDVSDEDFKEQLETLNEELGTLNSQARELEQTIARNVAEILEA, encoded by the coding sequence ATGCAGTGGATTGCCCCATCGGAAAAAGACACTGCGACGGACGCGCTGGAGAAGCGGCTTTGGGATGCTGCCGATCAGTTGCGAGCCAATAGTGGCCTGACCTCCGCTCAATATTCCACGCCGGTGCTGGGCCTCATTTTCCTGCGATTCGCGGATGTCCGTTTCGCGAAAATCCGTGCTGGCCTGGAGAAGATGGCCTCGTCGTCACGGCGCGGCTCTCGCGTGGACGAACCAACCGCTTACCATGCCGAAGGAGTGCTCTATCTCACGCCGAACGCCCGCTTTGACAAGCTTCTACGATTGCCGGAGGGGAGCAACGCTGGGAAGGCGATCAATGAAGCCATGCGCGACATTGAGAAGCACAATCCCCAGCTCGCCGGGGTATTGCCCAAGACCTATGAAATCTTTACCAGCACACTCCTGAAGGAACTGCTCAAGCGCGTCTCAGAAATTCCCGCCACCATCGACTACGATGCCTTCGGCCGCATCTACGAATACTTCCTCGGCGAATTCGCTAGGACGGAAGGGCAGAAGGGCGGCGAGTTTTACACACCCTCCAGCATCGTACGGCTCCTCGTGGAAGTGCTGGAACCGTTCCATGGCCGTATTCTCGACCCAACCTGCGGTTCCGGCGGCATGTTCGTCCAGAGCGCTCGCTTCGTGGCGGAGCATAAGAAGAACCCATCGTCCGAACTCGCGATTCATGGGCAGGAGAAAGTCGCCGCGACCGTTTCCCTCTGCCGGATGAACCTGGCCATGCACGGGCTTGAAGGGGACATCAAAGAAGCCATTACCTACTATGCCGATCTGCACAACAGCACAGGGAAGTTCGACTTCGTCCTCGCCAATCCACCGTTTAACGTGAACGCGGTCGATAAGGAACGGCTGGAAGCCGAGGTCGGCAAAGGCCGCCGCTATCCCTTCGGCCTGCCGCGTACAGACAATGCCAACTATCTTTGGATTCAGCTCTTCTATTCGACATTGAATCAGACCGGGCGGGCCGGATTCGTTATGGCCAATAGCGCCTCCGATGCCCGTTCGTCCGAGCAGGAGATCCGCAAGCAGCTCATCGAAGCCCGCGCGGTGGATGTCATGGTGGCCGTCGGGCCGAACCTGTTCTACACCGTCACGCTCCCTTGTACTCTCTGGTTCCTCGATAAGGGAAAGCAGAAAACGGCTCGCGCGGACAAGGTATTGTTTCTGGATGCGCGACATCTCTACCGGCAAGTGGATCGGGCGCATCGGGACTGGACCGAAGGGCAGATTGGCTTCTTGGCGAACGTCGTCCGTCTGTATCGAGGCGAAGAGCCGGACTTCACGCTCGTCGGGCCAGAGGCAGAAGCGAAACTCAAGGAAGTCTTTGGCAAGAAGCTCAAGTTCGCAGATGTGCCGGGCCTGTGCAAAGCCGCCACGATCAAAGAGATCGAAGCGCAAGGCTGGAGTTTGAACCCAGGCCGCTACGTCGGCGTAGCTCCGGGTGAGGACGTGAGCGACGAGGACTTCAAGGAGCAGCTGGAAACGCTGAACGAAGAACTCGGAACCCTCAACTCACAGGCACGCGAACTGGAACAAACCATCGCCCGGAACGTGGCGGAGATTCTAGAAGCGTGA
- a CDS encoding aspartate kinase produces MALIVQKYGGTSVGTIERIHRVADRIEKTQRDGNHVVVVLSAMSGETDRLIKLAHEVTATPDDREMDMLLSTGERVTVALLAMELRGRGIDARSFTGRQVGIMTDSAHTKARIARVTAGRLREALDQGVVPVVAGFQGINERSDVTTLGRGGSDLSAVAVAAALKADRCIIFTDVDGVYTADPNIVPAAKRIDKISYEEMLEMASLGAKVLQTRSVEFAAKFNVPVEVNSSFKEGKGTLVTKEDTDMEAAAVAGVTGDRNQAKITIIGVPDKPGIAARIFGPVAEANINVDMIIQNISQAALTDLSFTVPRADLKKAVPLIQGVAKDIEAKSVSVTEAIAKVSLIGVGMRSHSGVAAKMFNVLSHEGVNIMMISTSEIKISCVVEEKYLELAMRSLHSAFGLDQAQA; encoded by the coding sequence GTGGCACTGATCGTCCAAAAATACGGAGGGACTTCAGTCGGTACGATCGAACGTATCCACCGCGTAGCCGATCGTATTGAGAAAACACAGCGAGACGGCAATCACGTCGTCGTCGTGCTGTCCGCGATGAGCGGGGAAACAGACCGTCTCATTAAACTGGCTCATGAAGTGACTGCGACTCCCGATGATCGGGAGATGGATATGCTGCTCTCCACCGGCGAACGAGTGACCGTTGCCCTCTTAGCGATGGAGTTACGTGGCCGCGGCATCGATGCCCGCTCCTTTACGGGGCGGCAGGTGGGCATCATGACCGACAGTGCTCATACCAAGGCGCGGATCGCGCGAGTGACGGCCGGACGGCTCCGCGAGGCCTTAGATCAGGGAGTCGTGCCTGTGGTCGCAGGGTTTCAAGGTATCAACGAACGGTCTGATGTGACGACGCTGGGACGAGGCGGATCCGATCTCTCAGCAGTTGCCGTGGCGGCGGCGCTGAAAGCCGATCGCTGTATTATCTTCACGGATGTCGATGGGGTATATACCGCCGACCCCAACATCGTGCCGGCGGCAAAACGCATCGACAAGATTTCCTATGAAGAGATGCTCGAAATGGCCAGCCTTGGCGCCAAAGTGCTACAGACCCGATCGGTGGAATTCGCGGCCAAGTTCAACGTGCCGGTCGAAGTGAATTCCAGCTTCAAAGAAGGAAAGGGAACGCTCGTGACGAAGGAAGATACGGATATGGAAGCGGCGGCGGTTGCCGGAGTCACGGGAGACCGGAACCAGGCGAAGATCACGATCATAGGGGTTCCTGACAAGCCGGGCATTGCCGCCAGGATCTTTGGGCCGGTGGCCGAAGCGAACATCAATGTCGATATGATCATCCAGAACATCAGTCAAGCGGCTCTCACGGACCTCTCCTTTACCGTCCCGCGGGCAGACCTGAAAAAAGCCGTACCCCTCATCCAAGGCGTGGCGAAGGACATCGAGGCCAAGTCGGTCTCCGTGACCGAGGCCATTGCAAAAGTGTCACTCATCGGTGTCGGTATGCGGTCACACTCCGGCGTGGCGGCCAAGATGTTCAACGTCCTCTCCCACGAGGGGGTCAACATCATGATGATCAGCACGTCGGAGATCAAAATCTCTTGCGTGGTCGAAGAGAAGTACCTCGAGCTGGCCATGCGCTCACTCCACTCAGCATTCGGTCTGGATCAAGCACAGGCCTGA
- a CDS encoding threonine synthase: MNRWRGIIEEYRKFLPVTEKTPIISLGEGNTPLIRAARLAKAIAPGIELYLKFEGVNPTGSFKDRGMTLAISKAVEGGARAVMCASTGNTSASAAAYGARAGLSVYVLIPAGKIAIGKLSQAMMHQATVIQIEGNFDQALTLVKDLSASLHIELVNSVNPFRIEGQKTAAFEVCDQLGDAPALHVLPVGNAGNITAYWKGYTEYRAASQVTRLPRMMGFQAAGAAPIVLGKVVEQPQTIATAIRIGNPASWSSALKAVEESSGAIDMVTDEEILQAYTLVAATEGVFCEPASAASVAGVAKLQRNKVLREGDTVVCTLTGHGLKDADTAISVSKQPLTVKATREDVARLLNV, translated from the coding sequence ATGAATCGTTGGCGTGGGATCATAGAGGAATACCGTAAATTCCTCCCTGTGACTGAGAAGACACCCATCATCAGCTTAGGTGAAGGAAATACCCCGCTGATTCGTGCGGCACGGTTGGCCAAGGCCATTGCGCCGGGGATTGAACTCTATCTCAAGTTCGAAGGGGTCAATCCGACCGGGTCGTTTAAGGACCGCGGGATGACCTTAGCCATCTCAAAGGCCGTGGAAGGTGGAGCACGGGCCGTCATGTGTGCGTCGACGGGCAATACATCAGCTTCTGCCGCGGCGTATGGGGCTCGAGCTGGATTGTCCGTGTACGTCTTGATCCCTGCCGGCAAGATTGCGATCGGCAAGTTGTCACAGGCGATGATGCATCAGGCGACGGTCATCCAAATAGAAGGAAATTTTGATCAGGCCCTGACCCTCGTCAAAGACTTATCGGCTTCACTTCATATCGAGTTAGTGAACTCCGTGAACCCGTTCAGGATTGAGGGTCAGAAAACCGCAGCCTTTGAGGTCTGCGATCAGCTCGGCGATGCTCCGGCCCTTCACGTCTTGCCGGTGGGGAACGCAGGGAACATCACGGCCTATTGGAAGGGATATACGGAGTATCGTGCCGCCAGTCAGGTCACACGACTGCCCCGCATGATGGGGTTTCAAGCGGCAGGTGCGGCTCCCATTGTTTTGGGCAAGGTCGTCGAGCAACCACAGACTATTGCGACTGCTATTCGGATCGGCAATCCTGCCAGTTGGTCCTCGGCGTTGAAAGCCGTGGAGGAGTCCTCTGGGGCGATCGACATGGTGACGGACGAGGAGATTCTGCAGGCCTATACACTCGTGGCCGCCACGGAGGGGGTCTTCTGCGAGCCGGCCTCGGCTGCATCAGTAGCCGGTGTGGCAAAACTTCAGCGGAACAAGGTGTTGCGAGAGGGGGACACAGTGGTGTGCACTCTGACAGGACATGGCCTGAAGGATGCAGATACGGCCATCTCCGTGTCCAAACAACCCCTCACTGTCAAGGCGACACGCGAGGATGTTGCTCGTTTATTGAACGTGTGA
- a CDS encoding homoserine dehydrogenase → MKARIGVGIVGFGTVGTGVAKTLLDNAGLIRRRVGVPIELVRVADLDIVKDRGVTMAPGVLTPDAKQVLTDPDIDIVIELIGGYDTAKRIILDAIAAGKHVVTANKALLALHGEEIFAAATRKGVELGFEASVGGGIPVLRALTEGLAGNTIESIYGIINGTSNYILSRMTQEGHDFQAVLKDAQQAGYAEADPTFDVAGVDSAHKLAILVNLAYGTPVNFKEIYTEGITDITPTDIAYAKQFGCTIKLLGIAKFVNGEIEARVHPTMLPSTSPIAQVEDVYNAIQLVGDAVGDVVLYGRGAGSMPTGSAVVSDVIAIGRNILKGAIGRVPVASFQQDHRRPLRLRAMEEISSLYYLRFTVVDRPGVLAQIAGELGNCSISISSMVQQGRREGQTVPVVIKTHMAKERDVQTALREINRQAFVAEPTRLIRVEGKDE, encoded by the coding sequence ATGAAGGCTCGGATTGGAGTGGGGATCGTCGGGTTTGGGACGGTCGGAACCGGCGTTGCTAAGACACTCCTCGACAATGCCGGTCTCATCCGCCGCCGCGTCGGGGTGCCGATCGAATTGGTTCGTGTCGCTGACTTGGATATTGTAAAGGATCGTGGGGTGACGATGGCTCCAGGAGTCCTCACACCCGATGCCAAGCAAGTCTTGACGGATCCCGACATCGATATCGTGATCGAACTGATCGGCGGGTACGATACGGCGAAACGAATCATACTGGACGCTATCGCTGCCGGGAAGCACGTCGTCACGGCGAACAAGGCACTCCTCGCCCTGCACGGCGAAGAAATTTTCGCTGCCGCCACACGGAAGGGTGTGGAGCTGGGGTTTGAGGCCAGCGTGGGTGGGGGCATCCCGGTGCTGCGGGCGCTGACAGAAGGGTTGGCCGGCAACACGATCGAGTCCATCTACGGGATCATCAATGGGACATCCAACTACATCTTGTCGAGAATGACCCAGGAAGGCCACGATTTTCAGGCGGTGCTCAAGGACGCCCAGCAGGCCGGTTATGCAGAGGCCGATCCCACGTTCGATGTCGCCGGGGTCGACTCCGCACATAAGCTGGCGATCTTGGTCAATCTCGCCTACGGCACTCCCGTCAACTTCAAGGAAATCTATACGGAAGGGATCACGGATATCACACCGACTGATATCGCGTACGCCAAACAGTTTGGCTGCACGATCAAGTTGCTGGGTATTGCAAAATTTGTGAACGGAGAAATCGAAGCGCGGGTGCATCCCACGATGCTGCCCTCCACCTCTCCCATTGCACAAGTCGAAGATGTCTACAATGCCATTCAACTCGTTGGGGATGCGGTCGGTGATGTCGTCCTCTATGGACGTGGAGCGGGGTCCATGCCGACCGGAAGCGCGGTGGTCAGCGATGTCATCGCCATCGGGCGGAATATTCTCAAGGGAGCGATCGGTCGGGTGCCGGTGGCATCTTTCCAACAGGACCACCGGCGACCGCTGCGGCTTCGGGCGATGGAGGAGATCAGCTCGCTCTATTATCTCCGGTTTACCGTGGTGGATCGGCCTGGCGTGTTAGCGCAGATCGCCGGAGAATTGGGGAACTGCAGTATCAGCATTTCCTCGATGGTTCAACAGGGGCGTCGCGAGGGGCAGACCGTGCCGGTGGTCATCAAGACACATATGGCCAAGGAGCGTGATGTGCAAACGGCGCTTCGCGAAATCAACCGGCAAGCGTTCGTGGCTGAACCGACAAGGCTCATCCGCGTGGAAGGCAAAGACGAATAA
- the alaC gene encoding alanine transaminase: MGLGDGFYRIKRLPPYVFAQVQALKLEARQRGEDIIDFGMGNPDQPTPPHIVEKMVEAARKGKNHRYSASRGITKLRHAICGWYKRNYDVDLDPETEAIVTIGSKEGLAHLALAIIGPGDVVMTPTPTYPIHMYSFIIAGGEVCGIELRQDSDFFEDLTRVYRQTFPRPKILVINFPHNPTTAVADLGFFKKIVAFAKEHNVIVIHDLAYADLVFDGYKAPSFLQAPGAKDCGVEFYTLSKAYNMPGWRVGFCVGNREVVGALAKIKSYLDYGIFQPLQIASVIALNGPQDCVKETVHRYQKRRDVLVGGLNRIGWQVAKPLATMFVWARIPLPYRHMGSLEFSKLLLKEAKVAVSPGIGFGEGGDEYVRFGLVENEHRTRQAVRGIRKTLKLEGGEE; encoded by the coding sequence ATGGGGTTGGGCGACGGGTTTTATCGAATTAAACGATTGCCGCCGTATGTCTTCGCGCAGGTTCAAGCACTGAAGCTCGAGGCACGGCAACGAGGTGAGGACATCATCGACTTCGGTATGGGAAACCCTGATCAACCTACCCCCCCACACATTGTCGAGAAGATGGTTGAGGCCGCACGTAAAGGGAAGAATCATCGCTACTCTGCATCGCGAGGGATCACCAAGCTCAGGCATGCGATTTGTGGGTGGTACAAGCGAAACTACGATGTTGATCTCGATCCGGAGACGGAAGCGATCGTCACGATCGGATCAAAAGAAGGCCTCGCGCATCTCGCCCTGGCCATCATCGGTCCCGGCGATGTGGTCATGACTCCCACACCGACCTATCCCATCCATATGTACAGCTTCATCATTGCCGGTGGGGAAGTCTGCGGCATAGAACTTCGCCAAGACAGCGATTTTTTTGAAGACCTCACCCGTGTTTACCGGCAAACGTTCCCGCGGCCCAAAATCCTCGTCATCAATTTTCCGCACAATCCTACGACCGCCGTGGCTGATCTTGGATTCTTCAAGAAGATCGTGGCGTTTGCCAAGGAACACAATGTCATCGTCATCCATGACCTGGCCTATGCCGATCTCGTATTTGACGGGTATAAGGCGCCGAGTTTTCTCCAGGCTCCGGGAGCAAAAGACTGTGGGGTGGAGTTTTATACCCTCTCCAAGGCCTACAATATGCCGGGGTGGCGAGTCGGGTTCTGCGTCGGGAATCGGGAAGTCGTCGGTGCGTTGGCGAAGATCAAGAGCTACCTCGATTACGGTATTTTCCAGCCTCTGCAAATCGCAAGTGTGATCGCCCTGAACGGGCCGCAAGACTGTGTCAAAGAAACCGTGCACCGATATCAAAAACGTCGCGATGTGCTGGTCGGTGGATTGAACCGAATCGGGTGGCAGGTTGCCAAGCCTCTGGCGACGATGTTTGTATGGGCACGCATTCCCTTACCCTATCGCCACATGGGCTCGTTGGAATTTTCGAAGCTCCTGCTCAAAGAAGCCAAGGTCGCGGTTTCTCCGGGCATTGGATTCGGCGAAGGGGGAGATGAATACGTACGATTTGGACTCGTGGAGAACGAACATCGCACGCGTCAAGCGGTGCGGGGAATCCGCAAAACCCTCAAGCTTGAGGGAGGCGAGGAATGA
- a CDS encoding pyridoxine 5'-phosphate synthase, which produces MARLGVNIDHVATLRQARGGTDPDPLAAAVLVELAGADGLVVHLREDRRHIQDRDLHLLREISRTKLDLEMAADPEMAKIALTIKPDLVTLVPEKRQELTTEGGLDIVGERERIQHIVSILRNGGIPVCVFIDPDLNQIKAAHKIAVDFVELHTGRYANATRSKEADTEFEAISLAAKLAYKLGIGVNAGHGLNYRNIKRLTHIPEIVEYNIGHSIIARAVLVGLVQAVKEMKTLLS; this is translated from the coding sequence ATGGCTCGGCTCGGCGTGAATATTGACCATGTAGCGACGTTGAGACAGGCTCGCGGAGGGACCGATCCTGACCCGTTGGCGGCCGCCGTTCTCGTTGAGCTGGCAGGGGCCGATGGTTTGGTCGTTCATCTTCGGGAAGACCGACGCCACATCCAAGATCGCGATCTTCATCTGCTTCGTGAAATCTCCCGGACAAAGCTTGACCTTGAGATGGCAGCGGATCCTGAGATGGCAAAGATTGCGCTCACTATCAAGCCGGACCTGGTGACTTTGGTACCTGAAAAACGTCAGGAACTGACCACGGAAGGCGGGCTCGACATTGTGGGCGAACGAGAACGCATCCAACACATTGTGAGCATCCTCCGTAATGGTGGAATCCCGGTATGCGTCTTCATTGATCCGGATTTGAACCAGATCAAGGCCGCACATAAAATTGCGGTGGATTTTGTCGAGCTCCACACCGGCCGTTATGCCAATGCCACGCGCTCGAAAGAAGCCGACACTGAATTTGAGGCGATTAGTCTTGCCGCGAAGCTCGCGTATAAACTTGGAATCGGCGTGAATGCAGGACATGGCTTGAATTACCGTAATATCAAGCGGCTCACCCATATTCCTGAAATTGTGGAATACAACATTGGGCATAGCATTATCGCACGTGCGGTCCTTGTGGGGCTGGTGCAAGCCGTCAAGGAAATGAAAACGCTGTTGAGTTAA
- a CDS encoding NAD(P)H-hydrate dehydratase, which produces MIKIITAAQMQALDRRTIGEAGIPATTLMERAGSGVASCIEQWVGTVSGKTITVVCGKGNNGGDGFVAARLLRRRHAKVRVLAMTPVSELSRDAALMYRQFTKTAGRSSVLPYKSKDMARALLQESDLLVDALLGTGLSSVVTGRYGEVIESMNELNRPVVAVDVPSGLHADTGMALGQAVRASLTVTFGLPKVGLYHNQGIDLAGDIHLVDIGIPPAYVDALETPLTLITPQWVHGCLPRRERSGHKGTYGHAGIIAGSLGKTGAAAMAAQAALRVGAGLVTVATPSSVNDVLEAKLLEVMTVPMPETKARTFSRAAFDRLLAFMATRDAVAIGPGLSTHPETVELVQALTARLDRPAVLDADALNALTGRAAILASCKTPPIITPHPGEMARLEAEATPQTVNRDRIGTATRFARERGLFVILKGARTVIARPDGVVAICPTGNPGMATAGTGDVLTGMVAGLLAQGLPSWEAACTATYLHGAAGDLAAAGKGEIGMIAGDLLEQIPTALNRPLEHSTSPVRPVRTRPI; this is translated from the coding sequence ATGATCAAGATCATCACCGCCGCACAGATGCAAGCGCTCGACCGCCGAACGATTGGTGAAGCTGGTATCCCTGCAACCACGCTGATGGAACGTGCGGGATCGGGCGTGGCTTCGTGCATTGAACAATGGGTGGGTACCGTCAGCGGCAAAACGATTACCGTGGTCTGCGGGAAAGGGAATAACGGCGGTGACGGATTCGTCGCCGCACGCCTCCTCAGACGACGCCATGCCAAGGTCCGTGTCCTTGCAATGACTCCCGTATCCGAATTGAGTCGCGACGCCGCCTTGATGTACAGGCAGTTTACCAAGACCGCCGGTCGATCCTCCGTCCTTCCTTATAAATCCAAGGATATGGCGCGAGCACTGTTGCAGGAGAGCGACCTGCTGGTTGATGCGCTGCTTGGGACGGGACTATCCTCAGTAGTCACGGGTCGCTACGGTGAAGTCATCGAGAGCATGAACGAGCTCAACCGTCCCGTCGTGGCCGTTGATGTGCCTTCTGGCCTACACGCTGATACTGGAATGGCTCTTGGCCAAGCTGTTCGTGCCTCGCTCACCGTCACCTTTGGCCTCCCCAAGGTCGGCCTGTACCATAATCAAGGGATCGACTTGGCTGGAGACATCCACCTTGTCGATATCGGAATACCCCCGGCCTATGTCGATGCTCTAGAGACTCCACTCACCTTGATCACCCCGCAGTGGGTTCACGGGTGTCTCCCGCGACGTGAACGATCCGGACACAAGGGAACATATGGACACGCCGGCATCATTGCAGGATCCCTCGGAAAAACTGGCGCGGCCGCAATGGCTGCACAAGCGGCGCTACGGGTAGGAGCCGGACTCGTTACCGTCGCGACGCCCTCAAGTGTCAATGACGTATTAGAAGCCAAACTCCTGGAAGTCATGACGGTCCCCATGCCGGAGACGAAGGCAAGAACGTTTTCGCGAGCCGCGTTCGATCGTCTTCTCGCCTTCATGGCGACGAGAGATGCGGTGGCGATCGGTCCTGGGCTATCCACTCATCCTGAGACAGTTGAGCTCGTCCAAGCCTTGACCGCACGGCTCGACCGACCAGCCGTGCTTGATGCTGATGCGCTGAATGCCTTGACCGGACGTGCCGCGATCCTCGCTTCATGCAAAACACCCCCCATCATTACACCCCATCCTGGAGAAATGGCTCGATTGGAAGCAGAGGCAACTCCTCAGACCGTCAATCGCGACCGGATCGGCACTGCGACTCGCTTTGCGCGAGAACGTGGCTTGTTCGTCATTTTGAAGGGAGCGAGGACCGTTATTGCACGACCAGATGGCGTCGTGGCGATCTGTCCAACCGGCAACCCCGGTATGGCCACCGCTGGAACAGGAGATGTTCTGACGGGGATGGTGGCTGGTCTGTTGGCCCAAGGCCTGCCATCATGGGAAGCTGCTTGCACAGCCACGTACCTGCACGGGGCGGCAGGCGATCTGGCAGCAGCCGGGAAAGGGGAAATCGGTATGATCGCTGGGGACCTCCTTGAACAGATTCCCACTGCACTGAATAGGCCACTTGAACACTCGACTAGTCCAGTCCGTCCGGTACGAACAAGACCGATCTAA